One part of the Oncorhynchus kisutch isolate 150728-3 linkage group LG22, Okis_V2, whole genome shotgun sequence genome encodes these proteins:
- the hmg20a gene encoding high mobility group protein 20A isoform X2 translates to MEEQTGSPGNTDNSSQRNEEEKPRRSSWTKGRKRKKPVKDSNAPKAPLTGYVRFMNDRREQLRAERPDVPFPEITRMLGNEWSKLPPEDKQRYLDEAERDKERYMRDLEKYQKTEAYKHFTRKVQEKQKVKRHRGDGGHQVANESLHEKDTEGKERSVFDIPIFTEEFLNHSKAREAEMRQLRKTNMEYEERNAALQKHVESMRGAVERLDGDVRQERGRNGLLQQHLETLRQALTSSFSSVALPVSGETPTLDTIDSYMKKLHGIILSNPQEHDNLIGTVREVVNRLDR, encoded by the exons ATGGAAGAGCAGACAGGCTCACCTGGTAACACAGACAACAGCAGCCAGAGAAATGAAGAGGAG AAGCCCAGGCGCAGCAGCTGGACCAAGGGCCGTAAGAGGAAGAAGCCAGTGAAGGACAGCAACGCCCCCAAGGCACCGCTGACGGGCTATGTGCGCTTCATGAACGACCGGCGTGAGCAGCTGAGGGCCGAGCGGCCTGACGTGCCCTTCCCAGAGATCACTAGGATGCTGGGCAATGAGTGGAGCAAGCTGCCGCCGGAAGACAAGCAG CGCTACCTGGATGAGGCGGAGAGGGACAAGGAGCGCTACATGCGTGACCTGGAGAAGTACCAGAAGACGGAGGCCTACAAGCACTTCACCCGGAAGGTGCAGGAGAAACAGAAGGTCAAGAGGCACCGGGGAG ATGGTGGGCACCAGGTAGCCAACGAATCTCTTCACGAG AAGGACACAGAAGGCAAGGAAAGGTCTGTGTTCGACATTCCTATCTTCACAGAGGAGTTTCTCAACCACAGCAAAG CACGGGAGGCGGAGATGCGTCAGCTGCGCAAGACCAACATGGAGTATGAGGAACGCAACGCGGCACTGCAGAAGCACGTGGAGAGCATGCGCGGCGCCGTGGAGCGCCTGGATGGCGACGTGAGGCAGGAGAGGGGACGCAACGGGCTGCTCCAGCAGCACCTGGAGACCCTGCGCCAGGCCCTGACCAGCAGCTTCTCCTCTGTGGCCCTTCCtg TTAGTGGGGAGACCCCCACCCTGGACACCATCGACTCCTACATGAAAAAGCTCCATGGTATCATCCTGAGTAACCCGCAGGAGCACGACAACCTCATCGGCACCGTAAGAGAGGTGGTTAACCGGCTGGACAGGTAA
- the hmg20a gene encoding high mobility group protein 20A isoform X1, translated as MEEQTGSPGNTDNSSQRNEEEKPRRSSWTKGRKRKKPVKDSNAPKAPLTGYVRFMNDRREQLRAERPDVPFPEITRMLGNEWSKLPPEDKQRYLDEAERDKERYMRDLEKYQKTEAYKHFTRKVQEKQKVKRHRGDGGHQVANESLHEKDTEGKERSVFDIPIFTEEFLNHSKAREAEMRQLRKTNMEYEERNAALQKHVESMRGAVERLDGDVRQERGRNGLLQQHLETLRQALTSSFSSVALPVSGETPTLDTIDSYMKKLHGIILSNPQEHDNLIGTVREVVNRLDR; from the exons ATGGAAGAGCAGACAGGCTCACCTGGTAACACAGACAACAGCAGCCAGAGAAATGAAGAGGAG AAGCCCAGGCGCAGCAGCTGGACCAAGGGCCGTAAGAGGAAGAAGCCAGTGAAGGACAGCAACGCCCCCAAGGCACCGCTGACGGGCTATGTGCGCTTCATGAACGACCGGCGTGAGCAGCTGAGGGCCGAGCGGCCTGACGTGCCCTTCCCAGAGATCACTAGGATGCTGGGCAATGAGTGGAGCAAGCTGCCGCCGGAAGACAAGCAG CGCTACCTGGATGAGGCGGAGAGGGACAAGGAGCGCTACATGCGTGACCTGGAGAAGTACCAGAAGACGGAGGCCTACAAGCACTTCACCCGGAAGGTGCAGGAGAAACAGAAGGTCAAGAGGCACCGGGGAG ATGGTGGGCACCAGGTAGCCAACGAATCTCTTCACGAG AAGGACACAGAAGGCAAGGAAAGGTCTGTGTTCGACATTCCTATCTTCACAGAGGAGTTTCTCAACCACAGCAAAG CACGGGAGGCGGAGATGCGTCAGCTGCGCAAGACCAACATGGAGTATGAGGAACGCAACGCGGCACTGCAGAAGCACGTGGAGAGCATGCGCGGCGCCGTGGAGCGCCTGGATGGCGACGTGAGGCAGGAGAGGGGACGCAACGGGCTGCTCCAGCAGCACCTGGAGACCCTGCGCCAGGCCCTGACCAGCAGCTTCTCCTCTGTGGCCCTTCCtg TTAGTGGGGAGACCCCCACCCTGGACACCATCGACTCCTACATGAAAAAGCTCCATGGTATCATCCTGAGTAACCCGCAGGAGCACGACAACCTCATCGGCACCGTAAGAGAGGTGGTTAACCGGCTGGACAG GTAA